TGGCCTCCTCTGTTTTAAGTGTGCCGCCTTTTAAAATGCTTTGCATATTGGTATAGGCCTCATCGCTTCGCGGGCCTTCGGGTTCCAATAATAAATAGCTGCAAAAGGCCATCAATGCAGCGGCCCTTTTATTTTGATGGAAAGATACCAGGCCGTACAGGCGCTGGCTATTGGCATGCTTGGGATCGAGTTTAATGGCTTCTACGGCCGCCTGCTCGGCTTCGGCAAATTGTTTGGCGCGGAAGTAGGCTATACCAAGGTTAAAATACAAAGGCTGATAGTCGGGCTTTATTTTCAGGCCCTCTTTATAAGCGTCGATAGCCTGTTGGGGTTGGTGGCTGCTGTCATAAATGCCACCTAACAACTCAAACGCCGGACCGGTAAAACTGGAGTTGGCCTTGGTTACTTTAATCAAATACGGAATTCCGTCGGTGCCCTTACCCGATGCATTCAGGCTGAATGCTATCTGATAATTGGCCTGGGCATTATCCGGTTCGGTTGTTAAGGCCAATTTGTATTTTTCGATAGCCCCGGCATAATCATGCTGATTATTAAGCTGGATTCCCTGTTTAATCAAACCGGCAACATCGGTATCCTGGGCCCGAACAGCAACCGAAAATAGTAACACGGGCATCAGCAGCCAGACT
The genomic region above belongs to Mucilaginibacter sp. KACC 22773 and contains:
- a CDS encoding tetratricopeptide repeat protein; the encoded protein is MNIVKKVWLLMPVLLFSVAVRAQDTDVAGLIKQGIQLNNQHDYAGAIEKYKLALTTEPDNAQANYQIAFSLNASGKGTDGIPYLIKVTKANSSFTGPAFELLGGIYDSSHQPQQAIDAYKEGLKIKPDYQPLYFNLGIAYFRAKQFAEAEQAAVEAIKLDPKHANSQRLYGLVSFHQNKRAAALMAFCSYLLLEPEGPRSDEAYTNMQSILKGGTLKTEEAKAEASTIVLNRALNAAIAKAKPGLTPAEVLENQLKSIFEAVGQLAEKQAGNDFFRHYYADFFYNLSKTANMPAFARLMGFSADKEANKQWLQQNEDKRKALDAWVATAERKF